A single window of Cygnus olor isolate bCygOlo1 chromosome 10, bCygOlo1.pri.v2, whole genome shotgun sequence DNA harbors:
- the ATXN7 gene encoding ataxin-7 isoform X3 → MPIFGLCPAHDDFYLVMCNHCNQVVKPQAFQSHYERRHSSSSKPPLTPPSSSVFSIISSFPSKNKGSTGSGSNRSSSGGTSASSSSNSKLLKLPKDKLQISGNNRLMHPVQHSKVPHDKIMTPSVKVEKIHPKIDGAQLKTAVGPTCSTTVSSSIKTGLNCPSIPKPPLPSPGQILNGKGLLSVPPFLEKKPEENTNNRKFLHKRLSEREFDPDIYCGVIDVETKKPCTRSLTCKTHSLTQRRAVQGRRKRFDVLLAEHKSKTREKELLRHSDHHQQMPPLREPHPSPTKTSQELHQNSHGVTLTESKPLLPNKPKPHPPSLPRPPGCPAQHSGNAPSDSPSVHESPHPPLPAAEPASRLSSDEGECDEKEEPVEKLDCHYSGHHPQPAAFCTFGSRQIGRGYYVFDKRWNHIRCALNFMVEKHLNSQMWKKIPPASSNTTSVRAPHRTNSMPASQYGVSAAGFLLPTTVMSSPALVSPSCMSLNSKSVPSHGTTLNANPATLGAVDPVCSMQSRQVSSSPSTPTVLSSVPSAMPSKPQKLKSSKSFKPKESSAGSGTCNSTGSVSSSGGSGKKRKNSSALLAPSHSTESFRKNCVVNSGNSGTSYHPSVTSSSHSVGLNCMTSKANSVSLKHDQSGRGPPTGSPAESIKRMSVMMNSSDSTLSLGPFVHQSSELTVNSHSSFSHSHTSLDKLIGKKRKCSPGSSSINSSSSSSKSNKVAKLSSVNNVHAKHAGAIPGTQGLMNNSLLHQPKARP, encoded by the exons aaagaagacaCAGCTCCTCCAGCAAGCCGCCTTTGactcctccctcctcttcagtattttccatcatttcatCTTTCCCTTCAAAAAACAAAGGTAGCACTGGAAGTGGTAGCAATCGTTCATCCAGTGGAGGTACTAGTGCATCGTCATCATCAAATTCCAAGTTGTTGAAATTACCCAAAGACAAGCTGCAGATCAGCGGAAACAACAGGTTAATGCATCCGGTACAGCATAGCAAAGTTCCCCATGATAAAAT tATGACTCCATCTGTCAAAGTGGAAAAGATTCATCCAAAGATAGATGGTGCCCAACTGAAAACTGCTGTTGGTCCAACTTGTTCTACTACTGTGAGTTCCTCAATAAAGACTGGCCTTAATTGTCCCTCAATACCAAAGCCACCCTTGCCTTCCCCTGGACAGATACTGAATGGTAAAGGTCTTCTCTCTGTGCCTccatttttggaaaagaaacctgaagaaaatacaaataataggAAATTTTTACATAAAAGATTGTCAG AGAGAGAATTTGATCCTGATATATACTGTGGTGTCATTGATGTGGAAACCAAGAAACCCTGTACTAGGTCTTTGACATGCAAG ACACATTCCTTAACCCAGCGGAGGGCTGTACAGGGTCGAAGAAAGCGATTCGATGTGTTGTTAGCCgagcacaaaagcaaaaccagggaAAAGGAACTTCTTCGACATTCGGATCATCATCAGCAGATGCCCCCTCTCAGGGAACCACATCCCTCACCTACTAAAACTTCCCAGGAGCTGCACCAAAATTCTCATGGAGTTACTCTTACAGAATCAAAGCCTTTATTACCTAATAAACCCAAACCTCACCCCCCCAGTCTTCCAAG GCCTCCAGGCTGTCCAGCCCAGCACAGTGGAAATGCCCCTAGCGATTCTCCTTCTGTCCACGAATCCCCTCACCCTCCCTTGCCTGCAGCTGAGCCAGCATCTCGGTTATCCAGTGATGAGGGAGAATGTGATGAAAAAGAAGAGCCTGTTGAAAAACTGGATTGTCACTATTCAGGTCATCATCCTCAACCAGCCGCT ttttgcacaTTTGGTAGTCGGCAAATTGGAAGAGGTTATTACGTGTTTGACAAGCGGTGGAACCATATTCGATGTGCACTTAACTTCATGGTGGAGAAGCATCTTAATTCTCAGATGTGGAA GAAAATTCCTCCAGCATCTAGTAACACAACGTCAGTTCGTGCACCACATCGGACAAACTCGATGCCTGCTTCACAGTACGGTGTCAGCGCAGCAGGTTTCCTCTTACCCACCACGGTTATGTCATCGCCAGCGCTGGTGTCTCCTTCCTGTATGTCCCTGAACAGCAAATCGGTACCATCACACGGAACTACACTAAATGCAAATCCTGCTACTCTGGGTGCAGTGGATCCTGTCTGCAGTATGCAATCAAGACAAGTGTCTTCATCCCCTTCAACACCTACAGTGCTTTCCTCTGTACCTTCAGCTATGCCCAGCAAACCTCAGAAGTTGAAATCCAGCAAATCTTTTAAACCTAAGGAATCTTCTGCTGGCAGTGGCACCTGTAACAGTACCGGCAGCGTCAGTAGCAGCGGCGGCTCAGGAAAGAAGCGTAAAAACAGTTCCGCACTGCTAGCACCTTCTCATTCCACAGAGTCCTTTAGAAAAAACTGTGTGGTTAACTCTGGAAACTCTGGGACCTCCTATCATCCATCGGTGACGTCTTCGTCCCACAGTGTTGGCCTCAATTGTATGACTAGCAAAGCTAACTCTGTTAGCCTCAAACATGACCAATCAGGGAGGGGTCCTCCTACCGGGAGCCCTGCAGAATCGATAAAAAGAATGAGTGTGATGATGAACAGCAGCGATTCCACTCTTTCCTTAGGGCCGTTTGTTCATCAGTCCAGTGAGCTGACTGTAAACTCACACAGCAGTTTTTCACATTCGCATACTTCCCTAGACAAActaataggaaagaaaagaaagtgctcACCTGGTTCAAGCAGcataaacagcagcagcagcagcagcaagtcaAACAAAGTTGCCAAATTGTCATCGGTGAATAATGTTCACGCAAAACACGCTGGTGCAATCCCAGGGACACAAGGACTGATGAACAATTCTCTTCTTCATCAG CCAAAGGCGCGTCCCTGA